A stretch of the Helicoverpa armigera isolate CAAS_96S chromosome 5, ASM3070526v1, whole genome shotgun sequence genome encodes the following:
- the LOC110384189 gene encoding uncharacterized protein LOC110384189 isoform X1 produces the protein MKSIINYVSNLYKSVYRKIKMKIIIAFLGLISGISAVPFLEKIVPSYYLQDERLVSGSIESAIQDASQSIKDAGLDPFHIKRESSSFALPVPVIFNYEAFIEEILSTGLSDIKIHRVNYNIITSRLNFDIELPLIHFSAGAAAAEGVLFSNNLDFSASGKVEIVSIRVTGQVRVSIGIISGISIRSITINLTLRDIVSDVNLVILGRDLSDEFNNFVGSTIPNTIKAHNKEINELLEIVLLEVINANL, from the exons ATGAAgagcataataaattatgtatctaatttatataaatcag TTTACcgaaaaatcaaaatgaaaatcaTCATTGCTTTCTTGGGCCTGATCTCAGGCATCAGCGCCGTTCCCTTCCTCGAGAAAATTGTTCCAA GCTACTACTTACAAGACGAGAGATTGGTAAGTGGTTCCATTGAGAGTGCTATTCAAGACGCCAGCCAGTCTATCAAAGATGCTGGACTCGACCCATTCCATATCAAGAGAGAAAGTTCCAGTTTTGCCTTACCTGTGCCAGT TATCTTCAACTACGAGGCGTTTATTGAGGAGATCTTGAGCACCGGTCTCAGTGATATCAAGATCCACAGAGTCAACTACAACATCATCACTTCCCGCCTAAACTTTGATATTGAGTTGCCCCTCATACACTTCTCTGCAG GTGCCGCTGCGGCTGAAGGAGTACTCTTCAGCAATAATCTGGATTTCAGCGCTTCTGGCAA AGTTGAGATCGTGAGCATCCGTGTGACAGGCCAGGTCCGTGTCAGCATCGGCATCATCTCCGGCATCTCAATCCGCAGCATCACCATCAACTTGACTCTCAGAGACATTGTC TCTGATGTGAACCTGGTCATCCTGGGCAGGGACCTTTCTGACGAGTTCAACAATTTCGTCGGCTCAACTATTCCTAACACCATCAAGGCTCACAAC AAAGAAATCAACGAGCTCTTGGAGATAGTTCTATTGGAAGTCATCAATgctaatttgtaa
- the LOC110384189 gene encoding uncharacterized protein LOC110384189 isoform X2 — MKIIIAFLGLISGISAVPFLEKIVPSYYLQDERLVSGSIESAIQDASQSIKDAGLDPFHIKRESSSFALPVPVIFNYEAFIEEILSTGLSDIKIHRVNYNIITSRLNFDIELPLIHFSAGAAAAEGVLFSNNLDFSASGKVEIVSIRVTGQVRVSIGIISGISIRSITINLTLRDIVSDVNLVILGRDLSDEFNNFVGSTIPNTIKAHNKEINELLEIVLLEVINANL; from the exons atgaaaatcaTCATTGCTTTCTTGGGCCTGATCTCAGGCATCAGCGCCGTTCCCTTCCTCGAGAAAATTGTTCCAA GCTACTACTTACAAGACGAGAGATTGGTAAGTGGTTCCATTGAGAGTGCTATTCAAGACGCCAGCCAGTCTATCAAAGATGCTGGACTCGACCCATTCCATATCAAGAGAGAAAGTTCCAGTTTTGCCTTACCTGTGCCAGT TATCTTCAACTACGAGGCGTTTATTGAGGAGATCTTGAGCACCGGTCTCAGTGATATCAAGATCCACAGAGTCAACTACAACATCATCACTTCCCGCCTAAACTTTGATATTGAGTTGCCCCTCATACACTTCTCTGCAG GTGCCGCTGCGGCTGAAGGAGTACTCTTCAGCAATAATCTGGATTTCAGCGCTTCTGGCAA AGTTGAGATCGTGAGCATCCGTGTGACAGGCCAGGTCCGTGTCAGCATCGGCATCATCTCCGGCATCTCAATCCGCAGCATCACCATCAACTTGACTCTCAGAGACATTGTC TCTGATGTGAACCTGGTCATCCTGGGCAGGGACCTTTCTGACGAGTTCAACAATTTCGTCGGCTCAACTATTCCTAACACCATCAAGGCTCACAAC AAAGAAATCAACGAGCTCTTGGAGATAGTTCTATTGGAAGTCATCAATgctaatttgtaa
- the LOC135116930 gene encoding uncharacterized protein LOC135116930: MKTFIALAILVVGINATALPGLNSETANERSARFITDNIVSEIENVSQQIKDAGLDPLHIEREVLEYALPVPVIFNANAVLEDIVSTGLSDIVINNINFSLLSARLDLELELPYIHVFARNINADATLFGNTLSVRGDGRVDVRNLVIKLDVRVNIGIISGISISSVTADLSIPNISSNIRLAIQGQNYGEQVNELIAKTIPDTLNEFNEELNELIGIIVKDIINDNL, translated from the exons ATGAAAACCTTCATTGCCTTAGCTATCCTCGTCGTGGGCATCAATGCCACAGCCCTGCCTGGGTTAAACTCGGAGACAG CTAATGAAAGAAGCGCAAGATTCATAACGGATAATATTGTCAGCGAAATTGAAAACGTCAGCCAACAGATCAAGGACGCGGGTCTAGACCCCCTACATATTGAGAGAGAGGTCCTCGAGTATGCACTACCTGTACCTGT CATCTTCAACGCGAACGCGGTTTTAGAGGATATTGTGAGCACCGGCCTGAGTGACATCGTGATCAACAACATCAACTTTAGCCTCTTGTCCGCTCGTCTAGACCTCGAACTTGAACTGCCTTACATCCACGTTTTTGCTA GAAATATCAACGCTGATGCTACCCTCTTCGGCAACACCCTGTCTGTCCGTGGTGATGGCAG AGTCGACGTCCGCAATCTGGTAATAAAGTTGGATGTGAGGGTCAACATCGGCATCATCTCAGGTATCTCCATTAGCAGCGTCACCGCCGACCTCTCTATTCCTAACATATCT aGCAACATCAGACTGGCTATCCAGGGCCAGAACTACGGCGAACAGGTCAACGAACTGATCGCCAAAACTATTCCTGATACCCTGAACGAATTCAAC GAGGAACTTAACGAGCTCATCGGCATCATCGTCAAGGATATTATCAACGACAATCTGTGA
- the LOC110371169 gene encoding uncharacterized protein LOC110371169 has translation MKTFIALAILVVGINATALPGLNSETANERSARFITDNIVSEIENVSQQIKDAGLDPLHIEREVLEYALPVPVIFNANAILEDIVSTGLSDIVINNINFSLLSARLDLELELPYIHVFARNINADATLFGNTLSVRGDGRVDVRNLVIKLDVRVNIGIISGISINSVTADLSIPNISSNIRLAIQGQNYAEQVNKLIAKTIPDTLNEFNEELNELIGIIVKDIINDNL, from the exons ATGAAAACCTTCATTGCCTTAGCTATCCTCGTCGTGGGCATCAATGCCACAGCCCTGCCTGGGTTGAACTCGGAGACAG CTAATGAAAGAAGCGCAAGATTCATTACCGATAATATTGTCAGCGAAATTGAGAACGTCAGCCAACAGATCAAGGACGCGGGTCTGGACCCCCTACATATCGAGAGAGAGGTCCTCGAGTATGCACTACCTGTACCTGT GATCTTCAACGCGAACGCGATTTTAGAGGATATTGTGAGCACCGGCCTGAGTGACATCGTGATCAACAACATCAACTTTAGCCTCTTGTCCGCTCGTCTAGACCTCGAACTTGAACTGCCTTACATCCACGTTTTTGCTA GAAATATCAACGCTGATGCTACCCTCTTCGGCAACACCCTGTCTGTCCGTGGTGATGGCAG AGTCGACGTCCGCAATCTGGTAATAAAGTTGGATGTGAGGGTCAACATCGGCATCATCTCGGGCATCTCCATCAACAGCGTCACCGCCGACCTGTCTATTCCTAACATCTCT aGCAACATCAGATTGGCTATCCAGGGCCAGAACTACGCCGAACAGGTCAACAAACTGATCGCCAAAACTATTCCTGACACCCTGAACGAATTCAAC GAGGAACTTAACGAGCTCATCGGCATCATCGTCAAGGATATTATCAACGACAATCTGTGA
- the LOC110371158 gene encoding uncharacterized protein LOC110371158: protein MKTIITLAILVVGISATALPGSNSETADERSARFITDNIVSEIENVSQQIKDAGLDPLHIEREVLEYALPVPVIFNANAILENIVSTGLSDIVVKDINLTILILSARLDLELELPYIHVFARNINANATVFGNTLDVRGDGRVDIRNLVIKLDVRVNIGIISGISISSVTADLSIPNISTNIRLAIQGKNYSEQVNKLIAKTIPDTLNEFNEELNELIGIIVKDIINDNL from the exons ATGAAAACCATCATTACCTTAGCTATCCTCGTCGTGGGCATCAGTGCCACAGCCCTGCCTGGGTCAAACTCTGAGACAG CTGATGAAAGAAGCGCAAGATTCATTACCGATAATATTGTCAGCGAAATTGAAAACGTCAGCCAACAGATCAAGGACGCGGGTCTGGACCCCCTACATATTGAGAGAGAGGTCCTCGAGTATGCACTACCTGTACCTGT CATCTTCAACGCGAACGCGATTTTAGAGAATATTGTGAGCACCGGCCTGAGTGACATCGTGGTCAAAGACATCAACTTAACAATCCTAATCCTCTCCGCTCGTCTAGACCTCGAACTTGAACTGCCTTACATCCACGTTTTTgcta GAAATATCAACGCTAATGCTACCGTCTTCGGCAACACCCTGGATGTTCGTGGTGATGGCAG AGTGGACATCCGCAATCTGGTAATAAAGTTGGATGTGAGGGTCAACATCGGCATCATCTCAGGCATCTCCATTAGCAGCGTCACCGCCGACCTCTCTATTCCTAACATCTCT aCCAACATCAGACTGGCTATCCAGGGCAAGAACTACTCCGAACAGGTCAACAAACTGATCGCCAAAACTATTCCTGACACCCTGAACGAATTCAAC GAGGAACTTAACGAGCTCATCGGCATCATCGTCAAGGACATTATCAACGATAATCTGTGA
- the LOC110371463 gene encoding uncharacterized protein LOC110371463 — MYKLLILLTVFGLAVANPVDINKINENLLSQDAVARNSALENLVLNLLEDLRKTMVTGSDDIPVLDPLEVDHLHLDEETLPVPSGHVTIKDLVVSRLSTFVVDTLNINTASIFPLRYRLTFDIHIPVLEVLADNYDLQISAAGVNIFGNGDAKINLIEPRVKGELVMGPRISIGSGIYYSITSSDVQLSLKGFQPQINGLLNDEALSAFINIFLSHFVPEAIILYEADINKFLSETVQEVGNELLSDFNLAGILG; from the exons ATGTACAAACTATTAATACTACTGACAGTTTTTGGCTTAGCCGTTGCTAATCCAGTAGACAtcaacaaaattaatgaaaacctGTTGAGTCAAG ATGCGGTGGCAAGAAACAGTGCGCTAGAGAACTTGGTGTTAAACTTACTAGAGGACCTTAGGAAGACTATGGTGACAGGCTCTGATGATATACCTGTGCTAGACCCTCTGGAGGTGGACCATTTGCATCTCGATGAAGAAACTTTACCAGTACCCAG TGGCCACGTGACCATCAAAGATCTGGTGGTGTCCAGGCTGAGCACCTTCGTGGTGGACACCTTGAACATCAACACTGCATCCATCTTCCCGCTGAGGTATCGTCTCACCTTCGACATCCACATTCCTGTGCTGGAAGTCCTTGCTG ACAACTACGATCTACAAATCTCAGCAGCGGGTGTTAACATTTTTGGAAATGGAGACGCCAA GATCAATTTAATCGAGCCAAGAGTGAAAGGCGAGCTGGTGATGGGCCCCAGGATTTCCATCGGATCTGGTATATACTACAGCATAACTAGCAGCGATGTTCAGTTGTCTCTGAAAGGTTTTCAG ccTCAAATCAATGGACTACTGAACGACGAAGCGCTGTCAGCtttcattaacatatttttgagTCATTTTGTTCCTGAAGCTATCATATTATATGAG GCGGACATCAACAAATTCTTGAGTGAAACAGTTCAAGAAGTTGGTAACGAGTTACTTTCTGATTTCAACCTGGCTGGCATTCTTGGATAA